The Astyanax mexicanus isolate ESR-SI-001 chromosome 8, AstMex3_surface, whole genome shotgun sequence sequence atatatatatatatatatatatatatatatatatatatatatataatatgtttattaatattgtagTATTATCTAAGTTTACTATTACTATATATAAAATTATGCTTTATTGTATATTCATATTATTTATGAACCCCTCAAATGCACAGGACCTGCCAGTGGATCCAGGCTGTCATTCTTTTCTCTGATAATCTAAGGCaatattttaccaaaaatcagtATTGCACACAGGAAGAATTGGTTAACAttgatatatattaatttatgtttATACTAGCCACAAAATCCAGTGCGAAACTCAAGAAGCTGACCTAATGTTTTGTCTACAATTACAGATTACAATTAGTATGTGTACAAATGTGTACATACggaaatgtaaattaaatgtgtaaatttgTAGACCACTCCTTTTTGCCACCAGGTGACTAACTGTCACACTGTGTGTTGTCTGATTCAACATGGTTATTGGTTTGAAGGTTATTCTCTCTGACCGGATCCCGCTGATGTGTATCTTGTATCCCGCAGGCTGTTTCGGGTTCTGGTGTCTGCCCTGTTTTGCCTGCAGCACATCTAAGAAGTTCGGAGAGTGTTTGTGTTTACCGCTGCTCGAGTTCGGCTTCATTCCACCAATCACTTTAGCCATGAGGTCATCAATGCGCCAGCGCTACGGCATCGAGGTGAGGACCGCGAAAAGTGTCTTTCAGTagttaaagttttaagtgttaacATTAAGTTGAATATTTGAAGATGTTCTACATTTCCTGAAAAGCTTAAGTGCAGTGATCATGGTTATAGTAAGATTTAGGAAAACagatttaaatgttctttttttgtccAGCAATAAACGTCTACAATACTGATATCATAAAAAATCTTATAAATGAAATTCATTAacaattaaaaaggaaaaaaatgaattCAATTCTGAATTATATGTGTTCCACTTAGAATTATATCagaatggaattatttattattatatattcaatatatgtttttttttattatatattatatcaaaaCGATTACTTTTGATTGCTAGTAGGGAgaggtgatatggccctaaaattatatcatgatatttcatggtatttttgcaataacggtactcttggtgatatgacaaaacactgaattaaaaaattatttcaagaatacactagtgcaataaaataaaaataaaaatgtttatatgttttatattcagaTATTACAGATGTTATCAGAtgctactaataatgcactccaaatatctccatatatccaggattaaagttaaataaaaaatactgtacagctataatctgtctctggtagatatataatgggaaatgagaacagtgtgatttttttctttgctaaaaacagcaaaaaagtagtactctgatgtgataattagggatgggtgatatggcacgatttttcagggtataatatcgttcaagaAATTcagaaatgttggtgatattattgtgtctgatacgatatggcacacccctactaaaaAACACAAGGAAAACAGCTGATTGTTCAGTGTTCCAGTTGCCAATTCAAGATCTTAATGCTTTTGCTTCCAACCAGGTTTTAAGCTGCAGAACGCATTGTTCTTTCTATGTGTCTTAaccaactctctctctttcttttacacaGGGAAGTATCTGTAATGACTGTGTCTATTCCTTCTTCTGCTGTCCCTGTGTTTGGTGCCAAATGTCACGAGAGATGAAAAAACGAAATCAACCAGTCACATTCATCAACAGCCGAGCAAAGTGATGACCATCATTACCAGCATCATCACagataattattatataacataaaaaaaataatagaaataaacatGCATTGTTTTCAGATTACT is a genomic window containing:
- the LOC103036465 gene encoding cornifelin homolog B-like encodes the protein MAKIVVQQPQPVVMMASSNQWGSGICDCGENIAECCFGFWCLPCFACSTSKKFGECLCLPLLEFGFIPPITLAMRSSMRQRYGIEGSICNDCVYSFFCCPCVWCQMSREMKKRNQPVTFINSRAK